The following are encoded in a window of Lactobacillus panisapium genomic DNA:
- a CDS encoding GntR family transcriptional regulator codes for MLEKEEGHTPLYIHLADIIKKRIDDKKYREGHAIPSEMTLQEEFKLSRTTVRKALKLLSDQNILIKLPGKGTYVSDQGNEVKTQNHHFSSLTDSVKKAGKTMSTRLISVQKVPGQPEQRSFLQLQDDEQLIEIKRLRYIDEVPFCVEWIWLPPKFAGIEKSDLDSPLYQLLKKNFMVSPSTGKKTFKITFATREESFLLNVDEKTALMQIKDFVYDNHNLPMHISQQVLRSDKFTYAIDH; via the coding sequence ATGTTAGAAAAAGAAGAAGGACATACGCCCCTTTATATTCATTTAGCGGATATTATCAAAAAACGCATTGATGACAAAAAGTATCGAGAAGGTCACGCCATCCCCTCAGAAATGACTTTGCAAGAGGAATTCAAATTAAGCAGGACTACTGTGCGTAAGGCATTAAAACTATTGTCTGATCAAAATATTTTGATTAAATTACCGGGAAAAGGAACTTATGTTTCAGATCAGGGTAACGAGGTCAAAACACAGAATCATCATTTTTCTAGTCTCACTGATAGCGTAAAAAAAGCCGGAAAGACGATGTCTACCCGGCTAATTAGCGTTCAGAAAGTCCCAGGTCAACCTGAGCAAAGAAGTTTTTTGCAACTACAAGACGATGAGCAATTAATTGAAATTAAACGGTTAAGATACATTGATGAGGTGCCTTTCTGCGTTGAGTGGATTTGGCTACCACCTAAATTTGCCGGGATTGAAAAATCTGATCTTGATTCGCCGTTATACCAACTACTGAAAAAGAACTTCATGGTATCTCCAAGCACAGGCAAAAAAACTTTTAAAATCACTTTTGCCACTAGAGAAGAATCTTTCTTATTAAACGTAGACGAAAAAACAGCCTTAATGCAAATTAAAGACTTTGTGTATGATAACCACAACTTGCCAATGCACATTTCGCAACAAGTTTTGCGCAGTGACAAGTTCACTTATGCCATTGATCATTAA
- a CDS encoding PTS sugar transporter subunit IIA, translated as MKIILVSHGKLAKGMKDTVEMIAGKQDNLEAYEAYGSGSEDEGFITEVKQSVAASKEDKVIVVTDVLGGSVNNEMIQLLKDHHNLTLLTGMNLPLIITLVTTVNAQDSEDAILEAIAEGQKGVLSVNKLMSEDDDEGDLL; from the coding sequence GTGAAAATAATTTTAGTTAGTCACGGCAAGCTTGCAAAAGGCATGAAGGATACAGTTGAGATGATTGCTGGTAAGCAAGACAATCTTGAGGCGTATGAAGCTTATGGCAGTGGTTCCGAAGACGAAGGTTTTATTACCGAAGTCAAACAATCTGTTGCTGCAAGTAAAGAGGACAAAGTTATTGTTGTGACGGATGTATTGGGTGGATCTGTTAATAATGAAATGATCCAGTTATTAAAAGATCACCATAACTTAACGCTTTTGACTGGCATGAATTTACCTCTGATTATTACTTTAGTTACCACAGTGAATGCGCAGGATAGTGAAGATGCTATTTTGGAGGCAATTGCCGAAGGACAGAAGGGAGTTTTATCAGTTAATAAGTTAATGAGCGAAGATGATGATGAAGGAGATTTATTATGA
- a CDS encoding PTS sugar transporter subunit IIB yields the protein MIKVIRVDHRLLHGQVIFSWTKFANIERVIVIDTATAKDDFKKMSLKLAKPEDVRLNVFSVDAAIAKIDQIKALKDNIMLIFENVTELSKFIDQFGPVEEINYGLIPAKPDAKRFSNAVYLTPEEVKLSKKMCDQGIKISMQQVPSSNKELLNNVI from the coding sequence ATGATAAAGGTAATTAGGGTTGATCACCGTTTATTGCACGGACAGGTAATATTTTCGTGGACCAAGTTTGCAAATATTGAGCGCGTAATCGTAATTGACACAGCCACTGCTAAAGATGATTTTAAGAAAATGTCGTTAAAGTTAGCTAAACCAGAAGATGTTCGCTTAAACGTTTTTAGTGTCGATGCTGCAATTGCTAAAATCGATCAAATCAAGGCCTTGAAAGATAACATTATGTTGATCTTTGAAAATGTCACTGAATTGAGTAAATTTATTGATCAATTCGGACCAGTTGAAGAAATTAACTATGGCTTAATTCCAGCAAAGCCTGATGCCAAGCGCTTTAGCAATGCTGTTTACTTGACGCCTGAAGAGGTTAAATTATCAAAAAAGATGTGTGATCAAGGAATAAAGATTTCAATGCAACAGGTTCCTTCATCTAATAAAGAGCTTCTAAATAATGTTATTTAG
- a CDS encoding PTS mannose/fructose/sorbose/N-acetylgalactosamine transporter subunit IIC: protein MFWKALIVGLIGVFAMFDSRLLGRENFEQPLIISTLVGLALGDPAKGLMVGATLQLVSMGIVAVGAAVPPDMVLGSVVASAFAILSHTSAQAALTVALPVAVLGQLVAIVVRMLFSSFNSLVEKAIDDGKFRKARSYHIVYGPIIYGLLYFIPIFFAIYLGTDAVTALVKMIPAWLTNGLTLASKILPAYGFALLMSTMIDKKNAVYLFLGFFIAAYGKMSVISVAIFAVILVIILNKFMNNNGNNDSGSSAKDDSLDDLEEL from the coding sequence ATGTTTTGGAAAGCATTAATCGTCGGACTAATTGGTGTTTTTGCCATGTTCGACTCAAGACTTCTTGGACGTGAAAATTTTGAACAACCATTAATCATCAGTACCCTAGTGGGGTTGGCATTAGGAGATCCTGCCAAAGGACTAATGGTTGGTGCCACACTGCAATTAGTATCAATGGGGATTGTGGCCGTTGGAGCCGCTGTTCCTCCCGATATGGTTCTGGGCTCAGTTGTAGCCTCAGCTTTTGCGATTTTATCGCATACAAGTGCTCAAGCGGCACTAACTGTGGCTTTGCCAGTTGCGGTTTTAGGTCAATTGGTTGCTATTGTCGTCAGAATGCTGTTTTCTTCATTTAACTCGCTAGTTGAAAAAGCAATTGATGATGGCAAATTTAGAAAGGCCCGTAGTTACCATATCGTCTATGGTCCAATTATTTATGGCTTGCTTTATTTCATCCCAATCTTTTTTGCAATCTACCTAGGAACCGATGCGGTTACCGCATTGGTAAAAATGATTCCTGCTTGGTTGACAAACGGCTTGACCTTAGCAAGTAAAATTTTGCCAGCATACGGATTTGCGTTACTAATGTCAACCATGATTGATAAGAAAAATGCTGTTTACTTATTCTTAGGTTTCTTTATTGCGGCATACGGAAAGATGTCGGTAATCAGCGTTGCTATTTTTGCAGTGATTTTAGTAATCATCCTGAATAAGTTTATGAATAATAATGGTAATAACGATTCTGGCTCTTCTGCCAAAGATGATAGCCTAGATGATTTGGAAGAATTATAG
- a CDS encoding SIS domain-containing protein produces MKLNEQELVKKLTEREITDFYFAACGGSLNDLYPAHYFIEKESRRLHSTYLPARELTLTDPPRWNEHSVTFVLSHSGNTPEVIEAARLAKQNGSFVIAISHDPESKLANPDLYDVFYTYEWDEKTSQQDVPMGMELRILNEYLHQTEDTYQNYSQMLAGLGKIDQIIANAEKYQLPAAQKFAQKYRKQDFMYILGSGAARSQAYGFAICSMMEMQWMDCAFIDSAEFFHGPFEVLQDDKLFIQCVNVGKNRVLDTRSRDFIQKYHGQIEIIDAKNFGMEDIDDAVVDYFNPFVFYKMGVLYRDQLALKRAHDTDFRQYMGKVDYSYKSIFS; encoded by the coding sequence ATGAAATTAAATGAACAAGAATTAGTTAAGAAGTTAACTGAGCGTGAGATAACCGACTTTTATTTTGCAGCTTGCGGAGGCTCATTAAATGATCTTTATCCGGCACACTATTTTATTGAAAAAGAGAGTCGTCGGCTCCATTCCACCTATCTGCCAGCAAGAGAATTAACGTTGACTGATCCGCCACGCTGGAATGAGCATAGCGTAACCTTTGTCTTGTCTCATAGCGGTAATACGCCAGAAGTAATTGAAGCAGCAAGATTGGCTAAACAGAATGGTTCGTTTGTCATTGCTATTAGTCATGACCCAGAATCAAAGCTTGCTAATCCTGACTTATACGATGTTTTTTATACCTATGAGTGGGATGAAAAGACGTCACAACAAGATGTTCCAATGGGAATGGAGTTGCGTATTTTAAATGAATACTTGCATCAAACAGAGGATACTTACCAAAATTATAGCCAGATGCTTGCTGGCTTAGGTAAAATCGATCAGATTATTGCTAATGCGGAGAAGTATCAACTGCCAGCTGCCCAAAAATTTGCGCAAAAGTATCGTAAACAGGATTTTATGTATATTCTAGGTTCTGGTGCAGCAAGATCACAAGCGTATGGCTTTGCGATTTGTTCTATGATGGAAATGCAATGGATGGATTGTGCTTTTATTGATTCAGCCGAATTTTTCCATGGTCCATTCGAAGTATTGCAAGATGATAAATTATTCATTCAATGTGTCAATGTGGGGAAAAATCGGGTTCTGGATACTCGTTCCAGAGATTTTATTCAAAAATATCACGGGCAAATTGAAATTATTGATGCTAAAAACTTTGGCATGGAAGATATTGACGATGCTGTTGTTGATTACTTTAACCCATTTGTCTTTTACAAGATGGGCGTTCTGTACCGTGATCAACTAGCATTAAAGAGAGCCCATGACACAGATTTTAGACAATATATGGGAAAAGTCGATTATTCTTATAAATCAATTTTTTCTTAA
- a CDS encoding SLAP domain-containing protein, with product MKVKSILAKTAAVAAVSVTGVVAMNSANQETVHAATVENDAEVVTVNYVDGNSIHVWNSYKTPEATGQILPSNSSWKVIKTAYDKNGHKWYDLGKNQWVKAEYVNKGYYPENASNQEAVVADNSAANTASTNVSYNATTQNYAGGSDSESSAKAWIANRESGGSYSAQNGQYIGKYQLSASYLNGDYSAANQERVANSYVANRYGSWSAAKAFWQANGWY from the coding sequence TTGAAGGTAAAATCTATCTTAGCTAAAACGGCGGCAGTAGCAGCTGTATCAGTTACTGGTGTAGTTGCAATGAACAGTGCAAATCAGGAAACTGTTCACGCTGCAACAGTAGAAAATGATGCAGAAGTCGTAACTGTTAACTACGTTGATGGTAACTCAATCCACGTTTGGAACAGCTACAAGACTCCTGAAGCTACTGGGCAAATTTTACCAAGTAATTCTTCATGGAAAGTTATTAAAACTGCTTATGATAAAAATGGTCACAAGTGGTATGACTTGGGTAAGAATCAATGGGTAAAAGCTGAGTATGTTAACAAAGGTTATTACCCAGAAAACGCTTCTAACCAAGAAGCAGTAGTTGCTGATAACAGTGCTGCAAATACAGCTAGCACAAATGTTTCTTACAATGCTACTACTCAAAATTATGCTGGTGGTTCTGATTCTGAATCTTCTGCTAAGGCATGGATTGCAAATCGTGAATCAGGCGGCTCATACAGTGCTCAAAACGGCCAATACATTGGTAAATACCAACTTTCAGCTTCATACCTTAACGGTGACTACTCTGCTGCCAACCAAGAACGTGTTGCCAACAGTTACGTTGCTAACCGGTATGGTTCATGGTCAGCTGCTAAGGCCTTTTGGCAAGCAAATGGCTGGTACTAA
- a CDS encoding PTS system mannose/fructose/sorbose family transporter subunit IID, which translates to MAEQKHTDKQLRHKFWQFFWRSWAIQTSWNYERQMNMGFMYGMAPTIDEIYGEKPDSPEKLQKKKEAYHRHMAFFNCTPQLTSFVLGLSSAMEEEYAENPDTFDPESINSVKTSLMGPLSGIGDSFFQGTIKIIAFGLGVNMAQQGNIFGPILAMIISIIPSAAVTYWGGKWGYLQGKKNIQKLIGNGTINRIMSLMNVVGLMVIGAMIATMIGITTPIKFGKTFVLQTTLDSIFPQMLSLAFTFGMFYLIKKKVNTAWIMVICIVGGILLSVLGIFN; encoded by the coding sequence ATGGCTGAACAAAAACACACAGATAAGCAATTACGTCATAAATTTTGGCAATTCTTCTGGCGGTCATGGGCCATTCAAACTTCGTGGAACTATGAGCGGCAGATGAACATGGGCTTTATGTATGGCATGGCGCCAACAATTGATGAGATTTATGGTGAAAAACCGGATAGCCCAGAAAAATTACAGAAGAAAAAAGAGGCCTATCACCGGCATATGGCATTCTTCAACTGTACTCCACAGTTAACCTCGTTTGTTTTAGGTTTATCTTCGGCAATGGAAGAAGAATATGCGGAAAATCCTGATACCTTTGATCCGGAGTCAATCAACAGTGTAAAGACTTCATTGATGGGGCCATTGTCAGGAATTGGTGATTCCTTTTTCCAAGGAACAATAAAGATTATTGCTTTTGGGTTAGGAGTTAATATGGCCCAGCAAGGCAATATCTTTGGTCCAATCTTGGCAATGATAATTTCCATCATTCCGTCCGCTGCTGTTACCTATTGGGGCGGCAAATGGGGCTATCTGCAAGGAAAGAAGAATATCCAAAAGCTGATTGGCAACGGAACGATTAACCGCATTATGTCATTGATGAATGTGGTTGGTTTGATGGTAATTGGGGCCATGATTGCCACAATGATTGGGATTACGACGCCAATTAAATTTGGTAAGACTTTTGTTTTACAAACGACGTTGGATTCGATTTTCCCACAGATGCTGTCCTTGGCCTTTACCTTTGGCATGTTTTACCTAATCAAGAAAAAGGTTAATACCGCTTGGATTATGGTGATCTGTATTGTCGGCGGTATCTTGCTGAGTGTATTAGGAATTTTTAACTAA
- a CDS encoding GntR family transcriptional regulator yields MKETGSLYSQVMEKIRQKIITNEYPVNSKLPNEFELSEQFAVSRVTLRKAIKGLAEDGLVEKIQGVGTFVRKPQKVKRIISSPAAESFSQIAKKEGFKASVEVIKVKEVETPPKLRKILETKHSLFIERVHSVNDEPIMLECNYFPLPRFAGLAKEDLSQSLYQILQDNYQITKLNSRDLIISVALASLSEAKFLKKSIGFPLLLLQVCIEDEHNNVVHAGEQYIISDRYEFHV; encoded by the coding sequence TTGAAAGAGACAGGTTCGTTATATTCTCAGGTAATGGAGAAAATCAGACAAAAAATTATTACTAATGAATACCCCGTTAACAGTAAACTGCCAAATGAGTTTGAGCTAAGTGAACAATTTGCAGTTAGCCGGGTTACTTTGCGTAAAGCAATTAAGGGACTAGCTGAAGACGGCTTAGTCGAAAAAATCCAGGGAGTTGGGACGTTTGTCCGCAAACCGCAAAAAGTAAAAAGAATTATTAGTTCACCGGCAGCTGAAAGTTTTTCTCAGATTGCTAAAAAAGAGGGTTTTAAGGCAAGCGTTGAGGTAATAAAGGTTAAGGAAGTAGAAACACCACCTAAGTTACGCAAAATTCTGGAAACTAAGCATTCGTTGTTTATTGAAAGAGTTCACTCTGTCAATGACGAACCAATTATGTTGGAGTGCAATTATTTCCCATTACCACGTTTTGCTGGGTTAGCAAAAGAAGACCTAAGTCAGTCTTTGTACCAAATTTTGCAAGATAACTACCAAATTACCAAGTTGAATTCTCGCGACTTGATTATTAGTGTTGCACTAGCCAGTTTAAGCGAAGCCAAATTTTTAAAGAAATCGATCGGCTTCCCGCTACTTCTTTTGCAAGTCTGTATTGAAGATGAGCATAATAATGTTGTTCATGCTGGGGAACAGTATATTATCTCCGACAGATATGAATTTCACGTATAA
- a CDS encoding PTS sugar transporter subunit IIB, with product MIVLTRVDHRLLHGQVAFSWTSHLSANCILLANDKIAQDETQKAITKLAKPSGVKLVIKTVADSIKALNSGVTDKYKLFIVVASVDDAYQLVKQVPQIKALNLGGTKAGENKKSLSAAIFVTADEEAKLKELSDAGIEIYCQQVPTEKKKELFK from the coding sequence ATGATTGTTTTAACAAGAGTAGATCACCGTTTATTACATGGTCAGGTAGCTTTTTCGTGGACGTCACATTTATCAGCTAATTGTATTTTATTAGCTAATGATAAAATCGCGCAGGATGAAACCCAAAAGGCAATTACCAAGTTAGCTAAGCCAAGTGGGGTCAAATTAGTAATAAAAACCGTTGCTGATTCGATCAAAGCGCTTAATAGCGGTGTGACAGATAAATATAAATTGTTTATTGTTGTTGCCAGTGTTGACGATGCTTATCAGCTTGTCAAACAGGTGCCACAAATCAAGGCACTTAATTTAGGTGGTACTAAGGCCGGTGAAAACAAGAAATCCTTATCGGCAGCTATTTTTGTTACTGCTGATGAAGAAGCCAAGTTAAAAGAATTGAGTGATGCCGGGATAGAAATCTATTGCCAGCAGGTACCAACAGAAAAGAAAAAAGAGCTTTTTAAGTAA
- a CDS encoding sugar isomerase, with the protein MKIQEEVKKVVKQAIAKIAKHGKIKQILWVGAGGSFGGFYAANYFLQQEAKNIFTAMYTSGEFIYAAPKNLDQNTLVVLCSMRGTKETIAASQIAQNAGATTISLYVEKSALLDYSDYQIKYESLALDESRIERVNSSIGLCIAMNVLNEVEGYDNYAAAMAAFADLDPIYRRAVEYTTPLAKKWAELNKKQRTIYVIASGPAYGAAYIFSICNLEEMLQLNSPTIHSYEYFNGPFEVTDKGKSIFQLLATGKTRPEDERALRFEQRFAGEKLYVLDGKEIGLDDLPEEIAPYFNHSIFSSILNNVYMRELSYTTHESYLTRRYMWKEEYK; encoded by the coding sequence ATGAAAATACAAGAAGAAGTGAAAAAGGTAGTCAAGCAGGCGATAGCCAAGATAGCAAAGCACGGCAAGATTAAACAAATTTTGTGGGTAGGAGCTGGTGGCTCATTTGGTGGCTTTTATGCAGCTAATTATTTTTTGCAACAAGAAGCAAAAAACATTTTTACCGCAATGTATACCAGTGGTGAATTTATTTATGCAGCCCCGAAAAATCTGGACCAAAACACCTTAGTAGTTTTGTGTTCAATGAGAGGTACTAAGGAAACAATTGCTGCTTCCCAAATTGCACAAAATGCGGGCGCAACCACAATCTCCTTATATGTTGAAAAATCAGCACTATTAGACTACTCTGACTACCAAATTAAGTATGAGAGTTTGGCACTTGATGAAAGTAGGATTGAACGAGTTAATAGCAGTATTGGTTTATGTATTGCTATGAATGTATTAAATGAAGTTGAAGGCTATGATAATTATGCAGCTGCGATGGCGGCTTTTGCCGATTTAGATCCAATTTACCGCAGGGCGGTCGAATACACGACTCCTTTAGCCAAAAAATGGGCAGAATTAAATAAAAAGCAAAGGACAATCTACGTTATTGCTAGCGGGCCCGCCTATGGAGCTGCTTATATCTTCTCGATTTGTAATTTGGAAGAAATGCTGCAGTTGAATTCACCCACCATTCACAGCTACGAGTACTTCAACGGACCATTTGAAGTGACCGATAAGGGAAAATCAATTTTTCAATTGCTCGCTACTGGAAAAACGCGTCCAGAGGATGAACGTGCTTTAAGATTTGAACAAAGATTTGCTGGGGAGAAATTATACGTATTAGATGGTAAAGAAATTGGCCTAGATGATCTCCCAGAAGAGATTGCCCCATATTTTAACCATTCAATTTTTTCTTCTATCTTAAATAACGTTTATATGAGGGAGCTATCATATACAACACATGAAAGTTATCTGACTCGGCGCTATATGTGGAAAGAAGAGTATAAGTAA
- a CDS encoding PTS system mannose/fructose/sorbose family transporter subunit IID, translated as MTTTSSKLRPKDFRRAFWRTFSMGASWEYSKQLGVGYAYAMTPLLERIFQNKPDKLKESLKRNTEFFNVSNFCASTIMGISASMEERYADSDDFDPNTISNIKASLMGPLSAIGDSLMMGTWRIICTSIATVFALKGNFLGPLLFILAYNIPCTLVRWYGLKYGYQFGVGFLDKLNMSGAFEKLSYYSSILGMIVIGAMTSNYVVINTPLSFGKGKAKLTLQGDVLNQIVPGLLPLLAVFIMYKLLKKGVNVGWIIFGTFVLGIVCSYFKIFVP; from the coding sequence ATGACGACGACTTCTAGTAAATTACGGCCGAAAGATTTTCGGCGCGCTTTTTGGCGCACGTTTTCAATGGGTGCTTCTTGGGAGTACAGTAAGCAGTTAGGCGTTGGCTATGCTTATGCAATGACACCGCTATTAGAGCGGATTTTTCAAAATAAACCGGACAAGTTGAAGGAGTCATTAAAGCGAAACACTGAGTTCTTCAATGTCTCTAACTTTTGTGCATCAACCATTATGGGCATTTCGGCTTCAATGGAGGAGCGCTATGCTGACAGCGATGATTTTGATCCCAATACAATTAGTAATATTAAGGCTAGTTTAATGGGACCTTTATCAGCAATCGGTGATTCGCTAATGATGGGGACTTGGCGAATTATTTGTACTAGCATTGCTACTGTGTTTGCACTGAAGGGTAATTTCTTAGGACCGCTTTTGTTTATCCTTGCTTACAATATCCCATGCACATTGGTCAGATGGTATGGCTTAAAATACGGTTACCAATTTGGCGTTGGCTTTTTGGATAAGCTGAATATGTCGGGAGCCTTTGAAAAATTATCATATTACTCTTCAATCTTGGGCATGATTGTGATTGGCGCAATGACCTCTAATTACGTTGTGATTAACACGCCACTGAGCTTTGGCAAGGGAAAAGCCAAATTAACGCTGCAAGGCGATGTCTTAAACCAAATAGTTCCGGGTTTATTACCGTTACTAGCAGTTTTCATCATGTATAAATTGCTGAAAAAGGGTGTGAATGTGGGCTGGATAATTTTTGGGACATTTGTTCTGGGAATTGTTTGTTCATACTTTAAAATCTTTGTCCCATAA
- a CDS encoding SIS domain-containing protein codes for MDFEKVKAIVSDIKSKQPNIDRVLFVGCGASMADLYPGYYFISHESTKLLSAIYTANEFNYDTPKGVGENTIVITASLGGTTPESVAATKKARELGTHVVTLSMAEDSPIIKETEYKVVHGFHENYAAKTEKMTYCLALAVEIVQEFEGYEFYDEALDAFKGMPDLIENAVKSVGPMAKEFGEKYRDEKTIYVLSSGASLGVAYSTASFLFMEMQWIAAPTVHTGEYFHGPFELTEKDAPYLLFMNDGKTRHLDARALTFLQRFDAQITNIDAKDYGLNEVASENVIDYFNPMIHTGVMRVFAEELAKARKHPLTKRRYMWKLTY; via the coding sequence ATGGATTTTGAAAAAGTTAAGGCAATTGTTAGTGATATCAAGTCAAAGCAACCTAACATTGACCGGGTTTTGTTTGTTGGCTGTGGTGCTTCAATGGCTGATTTGTATCCAGGCTACTACTTTATTTCTCATGAAAGCACTAAGTTGTTGTCTGCGATTTATACTGCCAATGAATTTAACTATGATACGCCAAAGGGTGTTGGTGAAAATACCATTGTCATCACAGCATCACTTGGTGGTACTACACCGGAATCAGTTGCTGCTACTAAGAAGGCCAGAGAGCTTGGTACCCATGTCGTAACTTTATCAATGGCAGAAGATTCACCTATTATTAAGGAAACTGAATATAAGGTAGTTCACGGCTTCCACGAAAACTATGCTGCTAAAACTGAAAAGATGACCTATTGCTTGGCTTTGGCAGTCGAGATTGTACAAGAATTTGAAGGCTATGAATTCTACGATGAGGCTTTGGACGCATTCAAAGGGATGCCAGATTTGATTGAGAATGCAGTTAAGTCAGTTGGACCAATGGCAAAAGAATTTGGTGAAAAATACCGGGACGAAAAAACAATTTATGTTTTGAGTAGCGGTGCTTCACTTGGTGTAGCATACTCAACCGCTTCGTTCTTATTCATGGAAATGCAGTGGATTGCTGCCCCAACAGTTCATACTGGTGAATATTTCCACGGACCATTTGAACTTACAGAAAAAGACGCACCATACTTGTTGTTCATGAATGATGGCAAAACTCGTCATTTAGACGCCCGCGCATTGACCTTCTTGCAAAGATTTGATGCACAAATCACTAATATTGATGCCAAAGATTATGGCTTAAATGAAGTGGCTAGTGAGAATGTGATTGACTACTTCAACCCAATGATTCACACCGGCGTAATGCGTGTCTTTGCTGAAGAATTAGCTAAAGCAAGAAAGCATCCATTAACTAAGCGTCGCTATATGTGGAAGTTGACTTATTAA
- a CDS encoding PTS mannose/fructose/sorbose/N-acetylgalactosamine transporter subunit IIC, giving the protein MQTFLIFLVAIFGYAEYFLFGRSQTYRPIVMCALTGLVLGNLSAGVIIGAQMELAFIGVQEIGLSTPQDMVSASIVGTSIAIQSGSNFATAIAFGLPISMVVLFVQNLVYVLISPAFVAKCEQIAGEGKTKLFSRFTFWGGTILHFAPSIILVTATFVLGNHFAKSIINLIPNFVQDGLIVASEILPAFGFAMLLEVIMKKEIFPFFFLGFLIAAYLKVPIMGIAFFGVILIAIMYYRDQKLATETESEANDDDF; this is encoded by the coding sequence ATGCAAACCTTTTTAATTTTTCTAGTGGCGATCTTTGGTTATGCCGAATATTTTTTATTTGGAAGAAGCCAAACTTATCGGCCAATCGTGATGTGCGCTCTGACAGGATTGGTATTAGGTAACTTATCTGCCGGAGTTATTATTGGCGCACAAATGGAACTAGCTTTTATCGGGGTGCAGGAAATTGGATTGTCAACGCCGCAGGATATGGTTTCCGCCAGTATTGTGGGCACTAGTATTGCAATTCAGTCAGGCAGCAACTTTGCAACGGCAATTGCCTTCGGTTTGCCAATTTCGATGGTAGTGCTATTTGTTCAAAATCTCGTCTATGTTTTAATTTCTCCGGCATTTGTTGCTAAATGTGAGCAGATTGCTGGTGAAGGAAAAACTAAGTTATTCAGTCGGTTTACTTTTTGGGGCGGAACCATTCTACACTTTGCGCCTTCCATAATTTTAGTTACGGCAACTTTTGTTTTAGGTAATCATTTTGCCAAAAGCATTATTAACTTGATTCCCAATTTTGTTCAAGACGGTTTAATTGTTGCAAGTGAAATTTTACCTGCCTTTGGTTTTGCCATGCTACTTGAAGTCATTATGAAAAAAGAAATTTTTCCCTTCTTCTTTCTTGGCTTCCTGATTGCAGCCTACTTAAAAGTCCCAATAATGGGAATTGCCTTCTTTGGCGTAATCTTGATTGCAATCATGTACTATCGTGACCAAAAACTAGCAACAGAAACGGAGAGTGAAGCAAATGACGACGACTTCTAG
- a CDS encoding PTS sugar transporter subunit IIA, translating to MKRHLELASHGHLASGALSALKILVGNKNNISAVDCYVDNSFDLQKTVEKVISDHKEEDLIVVTDLFGGSVNNEFMQHLTDNVFLIAGMNLPFLLELAVNLDSPVPTKEIIQNALNASAKSLKFCNAIDLSETLQDENF from the coding sequence ATGAAGCGGCATTTAGAATTAGCTTCACATGGACATTTGGCATCCGGGGCATTAAGTGCCTTAAAGATTTTAGTTGGAAACAAAAATAATATTTCGGCAGTGGATTGTTACGTGGATAATTCTTTTGATTTGCAAAAAACGGTGGAAAAAGTCATCAGTGATCATAAAGAAGAGGACTTAATTGTGGTAACAGACTTATTTGGCGGCAGTGTCAATAACGAATTCATGCAGCATCTGACTGATAACGTCTTTTTGATTGCGGGGATGAATTTGCCATTCTTATTAGAATTAGCAGTCAATTTAGATTCGCCTGTGCCAACTAAAGAAATTATCCAAAATGCACTGAATGCCTCAGCCAAGAGCTTAAAATTTTGCAACGCAATTGACTTGTCCGAGACACTTCAAGATGAGAACTTTTAG